DNA sequence from the Cupriavidus sp. WKF15 genome:
CCGGCCAGGAAGCGCCAGCCGCCGCCCAGCTCGGCCGCGCCCGAGAGTTCCACGCCATCGGTGCGCTGCTCGCCGATCGGGATCAGTGCCGTGCCGGCGGCGTTGGCGACCTTGATATTGGTGCGTTCCAGGCGGAACACCGACACCGTGGCGCTGGCCTTGCCATCCAGGAAGTCGTACTTGGCCCCGACTTCCGTGTTGCTGGTCGTTTCGGGCGCGAGTTGCGTGTTGTTGGCCGCGAGCGCGAAGGCTTCGCCCGACGGCTGGAACGACTTGCTCCACGACACGTAGTAGGACTGCGCCTTCGTCGGCTGCCAGACCAGGCCGGCACGCGGACTCCACGCATTGTCGGTGCGCGACAGATTGGGCTGGCCGGCAATGTTCTGCCGCGTCTCCTGCTCGAAGCGGTCGTAGCGCACGCCCAGCAACGCCTTCCATTGCTCGCTGAGAGTCAGCATGTCCTGCGTGTAGAACGCCAGGGTATTGAACTCGCCAAGGTTGTTGGTAGCCGGCGTGCCCGGCGCCAGGCGCGCCAGCGTGGGCAGCACCGGATTGAACAGGTTGAAGTTCGCTACCCTCCCGTCCGCACCGAGCACCGGCTTGGTGTTGTTGACCTGGTTCTTGTTCTGCTGGCCGATCTCCATGCCGTACAGCAGCTCATGCTGCATGCCGAAGAAACTGGCCTTCTGCGTCAGGTCGGTCTGGTTGAACCAGCCATGCTCCTCGCGGCCGACATTGCCGTGGTTCATGGTGAAGGTCTGCGCCGCCTCGTTGACGGAGTTGGTCAGCGTATTGTTGCGGTCCAGCGAATAGTGGTAATAGCGTGTGGCATTGCGGATCGACCAGCTGTCGTTGAAGCGATGGTTGATCGTGGCCGTGCCCGAGTACACGCGGGACTGCGAGTAGTCGGCGTCGCGCGCGTTGGCCGCGCCGTAGTAGCGCGAGGCCGGCACGTCGACCGGGCGGCCCTTGTAGGCCGGGATGCCGAAGTCGGTCACGCGACGGTCTTCGAGATAGTCGGCCTGCAGCAGCACGGTGGTCTCGGGTGCGATCCGCAGTTCGAGCGACGGCGCGATCGCCTTGCGATCGAGGAACTGCTGCGAGCGGTAGCTGTTGGCCTTCTCCACCGCGCCCGTCACGCGGAATGCGGCGGCGCCATCGGCGAACACGCGGCCGACGTCGGCCTCGGCGCGGCGGTCGGCCCACATGCCGTAGCTCAGCGCGAAGTCGGTCACGTCGATGCCCGGCTTCTTGGTCACGCGGTTGATCAGGCCGCCCGACGAGCCACGGCCATAGAGCACGGCGGCCGGTCCCTTGATGACTTCGACGCGGTCCACGTTGGACAGGTCACGGAAATAGAGCGCATCGTCGCGGATGCCGTCGACGAACTGGTCGGCAATCGCGGTGAAACCGCGGATCGACACCTGGTCGCGCTGGCCATCGCCCGTTGAGAACGACACGCCCGGCACGTTCTTCAGGGCGTCCTGCATCGAGTTGGCATGCTGGTCGCGCATGACATCGGCCGTGACCACGTTGACCGTCTGCGGTACGTCGCGCAGCGGCGCCTCGGTCTTGGTGGCGCTGACTGTCTTCGCGGGGTTGTAGCCCGTCCCCAGGTCCTGGCTGGCATCGGCCCTGACCGTGACCTCGGGAAGGCTCTGCTGCGATGCGGCAGCTGCGGCACCGGCCTCCTGGGCATGGACAATGCCGGCCAGCATTGGCTGGCAGGCGAATACCGTCAGAACGGCGCGGTGTACTGGATGCAGTTTAAGGCTCATTTCCCTGTAATTTTTTGTAATGCGGCGACTAAAATGCGACGCATTATCATTTACAGG
Encoded proteins:
- a CDS encoding TonB-dependent siderophore receptor translates to MSLKLHPVHRAVLTVFACQPMLAGIVHAQEAGAAAAASQQSLPEVTVRADASQDLGTGYNPAKTVSATKTEAPLRDVPQTVNVVTADVMRDQHANSMQDALKNVPGVSFSTGDGQRDQVSIRGFTAIADQFVDGIRDDALYFRDLSNVDRVEVIKGPAAVLYGRGSSGGLINRVTKKPGIDVTDFALSYGMWADRRAEADVGRVFADGAAAFRVTGAVEKANSYRSQQFLDRKAIAPSLELRIAPETTVLLQADYLEDRRVTDFGIPAYKGRPVDVPASRYYGAANARDADYSQSRVYSGTATINHRFNDSWSIRNATRYYHYSLDRNNTLTNSVNEAAQTFTMNHGNVGREEHGWFNQTDLTQKASFFGMQHELLYGMEIGQQNKNQVNNTKPVLGADGRVANFNLFNPVLPTLARLAPGTPATNNLGEFNTLAFYTQDMLTLSEQWKALLGVRYDRFEQETRQNIAGQPNLSRTDNAWSPRAGLVWQPTKAQSYYVSWSKSFQPSGEAFALAANNTQLAPETTSNTEVGAKYDFLDGKASATVSVFRLERTNIKVANAAGTALIPIGEQRTDGVELSGAAELGGGWRFLAGYAYLDAEVTKSTAAFQGKRATITPRHSGNVWLTKSLGYGFGVGAGLNMVGARYADPANTVTLPGYVTADMMAWYRRGAFEAQLNLYNLFDKSYIVSAHGTNPNLNMPGAPRSVMATIRYRM